The following are encoded together in the Capsulimonas corticalis genome:
- a CDS encoding ABC transporter permease yields MLTKASTDTTPRLATPTGSPPRLPIKSASKELGIFILLVVLCVVASIKNPNFAHIDNVQNLSRLIGLFGIFSLGLGLIIITSGIDLTVGSVFALSGVILSIILTEKHWNPVLSVFTILALTMGLGLIHGLLITKIPLQPFIVTLCGLLFYRGIARFIAGDETKGFGNAQGFEALQKLATGDVAGVPMPFVLLMVFSLIMWVVLHRSVYGRHLYAVGRNEEAARYSGINSQRVIITTYVIAGVLTGFSAILFAFYTNSISPSTHGNSYELYGIAAAVLGGCSLRGGEGSILGILIGAALIQVLQNLVNLLGIPSSLNFAVMGSVILLGVIADELTKRRAAKVK; encoded by the coding sequence ATGTTAACGAAAGCATCGACTGACACGACGCCGCGGCTGGCGACACCGACGGGATCCCCGCCGCGCCTGCCGATCAAAAGCGCCAGCAAAGAGCTCGGCATCTTTATCCTGCTGGTTGTTCTCTGCGTTGTCGCCAGTATTAAGAACCCGAATTTCGCTCATATCGACAACGTGCAGAACCTGTCGCGTTTGATCGGTCTGTTCGGAATTTTCAGCCTTGGCCTCGGCCTGATCATTATCACGAGCGGTATCGACCTGACCGTCGGCTCGGTGTTCGCGCTCTCCGGCGTCATTCTCTCGATCATACTTACGGAAAAACATTGGAACCCCGTACTTTCCGTATTTACGATTTTGGCGCTGACGATGGGGCTCGGTCTCATCCATGGGCTTCTGATAACAAAAATACCATTGCAGCCTTTCATTGTGACCCTTTGCGGTTTGCTATTCTATCGCGGTATCGCACGATTTATTGCCGGCGACGAGACCAAGGGGTTCGGGAACGCGCAGGGTTTTGAGGCCCTTCAGAAGCTCGCGACAGGCGATGTGGCCGGCGTTCCGATGCCGTTCGTTCTGCTGATGGTGTTTAGTTTGATTATGTGGGTGGTTCTGCACCGCTCCGTGTATGGCCGCCATCTTTACGCGGTGGGACGCAACGAGGAAGCCGCGCGCTATTCGGGCATCAACTCTCAGCGTGTCATCATCACGACCTACGTGATCGCGGGTGTCCTGACCGGGTTCAGCGCCATCCTGTTCGCCTTCTACACGAACTCGATCTCGCCGTCCACCCACGGAAACTCTTACGAGCTGTACGGGATCGCCGCCGCCGTATTGGGCGGATGCAGCCTCCGAGGCGGCGAGGGGTCCATCCTGGGCATTTTGATCGGCGCCGCGCTGATCCAGGTCCTGCAAAATCTCGTCAACCTGCTGGGTATCCCAAGCTCGCTGAACTTCGCCGTCATGGGCTCGGTTATACTCCTGGGCGTTATCGCCGACGAGCTCACCAAGCGCCGTGCGGCCAAGGTCAAATAG
- a CDS encoding zinc ribbon domain-containing protein: protein MRLCLTCRYVSPEGAVHCGHCGRTFGARLCPSRHPSPPDAEYCVQCGKANVTDATRCLPLGWCTRALTLLIVLLALRWAFGSAPSLLQGMWNLSDWISLHLLGISLCHMRAVLLQIAAWFVALFLVSYLLPGSVGGHVRALLMRGAGVAARLARSVSLAIFRWLCRIVGGQRKGA from the coding sequence ATGCGTCTCTGTCTGACATGCCGGTACGTTTCGCCAGAGGGAGCCGTTCACTGTGGGCATTGCGGCAGAACGTTCGGAGCCCGGCTCTGTCCGAGCCGCCATCCCAGCCCACCGGACGCTGAGTACTGCGTCCAGTGCGGGAAGGCCAACGTCACGGACGCAACGCGCTGCCTGCCGCTGGGCTGGTGCACGCGCGCCCTGACCTTGCTCATCGTCCTGCTGGCGCTGCGCTGGGCGTTCGGAAGCGCGCCATCGCTGCTCCAGGGTATGTGGAATCTCAGCGACTGGATCAGTCTCCACCTCTTAGGAATCTCGCTTTGCCACATGCGGGCGGTACTGTTGCAGATCGCGGCGTGGTTTGTCGCCCTATTCCTGGTGTCTTACCTGCTGCCCGGCTCCGTGGGCGGACATGTCCGCGCCTTACTGATGCGGGGCGCGGGCGTCGCGGCCAGGCTGGCGCGGTCTGTCAGCCTGGCCATCTTTCGGTGGCTCTGTCGGATTGTGGGCGGGCAGCGCAAAGGCGCATGA
- a CDS encoding replication-relaxation family protein, with protein sequence MKYAIGRAGESPDRTKSSSDIYGAPRSRFTAKPERGLVLGPRDDSLLLDLFLCRVMSRSQIQSLHFGSVPRCNGRLRQLFDWGYASRYYMPTAPYGAQALYSLGIAGVPRVSRLLGSQGLELSASDVRAQRCRPALSLMEHTLAIADVYGAFRTAIADQDFLAWERWLPERLCAEEFEVRRKDNAARWRQRIFRPDAYLRLGGQETEMRMDLFFEIDLGHTNSRQFQNKIRAHAHYLSGGLFQQAYGSDGFRTLVVTTGAGRIGNLIRLAESEACQLFWFTTFDLMIQQPLGAIWSVPFRSDLISLLENQNTAKGEVSCVSV encoded by the coding sequence ATGAAGTACGCCATCGGCCGCGCCGGGGAAAGCCCGGACAGGACAAAAAGTAGTTCGGACATATATGGCGCGCCGCGCAGCCGGTTTACCGCCAAGCCGGAGCGGGGGCTGGTGCTCGGACCGCGCGACGACAGCCTGCTCCTGGATCTGTTCCTCTGCCGGGTGATGTCGCGCAGCCAGATCCAGTCGCTGCACTTCGGCTCCGTCCCCCGATGCAACGGCCGCCTGCGCCAGCTGTTCGACTGGGGCTATGCCTCGCGTTACTACATGCCGACCGCGCCTTACGGGGCGCAGGCGCTGTATTCCCTGGGGATCGCCGGCGTCCCGCGTGTGTCCAGACTGCTCGGATCCCAGGGACTGGAACTCAGCGCGTCGGATGTGCGCGCGCAGCGATGCCGGCCGGCGCTGTCGCTGATGGAGCATACCCTGGCGATCGCGGATGTCTATGGCGCATTCCGCACGGCGATCGCAGATCAGGATTTTCTTGCATGGGAGCGATGGCTGCCGGAGCGGCTCTGCGCCGAGGAGTTTGAGGTGCGCCGGAAAGACAATGCCGCGCGCTGGAGACAGCGCATCTTCCGACCGGACGCATATCTTCGTCTAGGTGGGCAAGAAACGGAGATGCGGATGGACCTGTTCTTTGAAATCGATCTGGGGCATACGAACAGCCGCCAGTTCCAGAACAAGATTCGCGCCCATGCGCACTACCTCAGCGGAGGACTGTTTCAGCAGGCATACGGCAGTGACGGATTTCGCACGCTGGTGGTGACGACCGGAGCCGGGCGCATCGGCAACCTCATCAGGCTGGCAGAATCGGAGGCCTGCCAGCTCTTCTGGTTCACCACCTTTGACTTGATGATCCAGCAGCCGCTGGGCGCAATCTGGAGCGTTCCGTTCCGGTCTGACCTGATCAGCCTCCTGGAAAATCAAAATACTGCAAAGGGAGAAGTATCATGCGTCTCTGTCTGA
- a CDS encoding SpoIIE family protein phosphatase produces the protein MHVSKHMGAKQENSIREPILERISDAFYAVDQDWRFTYVNTEAERLIRRPRATLLGKRLWDEFPEAIGTGFDRQFRKAMADQTPVVFDEFFEPLATWLEVRAYPSLDGLSLYFHDITSRKQAEDRMHQFQHLCDAASDALFLVNEHAQFQYVNASACSSLGYSEAELLALRVFDVAPLQAEEKYQALFQRAARERIPPFETIHRRSDGVIFPVEVSISRIDGDGKAQLFVSTRDISERNQIEKEREHILAEAHQRANREALLNRIGASIRATTDPEAIQYAAVSALGEALKADRCYFSFKDPEADASWIGQDFRRSDLPSLKGRYRMSALKVNSEDVHAAEHTVVIKDIQEDGGTLSEAMRTTLHKLRVRSVILIHIFDGARRVAILVVAMADTSRAWTDEEVSLVEAVAAQTRSAVDAAHLLVKQQERLQEEALAGRIGDAIRSTLNPTAIKDRAAALLGEALGADRCFYLTYSTLDDIAHLGYDYHRSDLTPLFGDYRLSEFTDLLTEVFAGGETAVVSDVRQELSPAVAAAMETFQHRAVLAAPFFDGERLVAALWASMDKPRTWTAHEIALIEQTATLTRTALETARISRKERAIAQQLQEALQPTVPNQAPGLSLGSFIRPALDEALVGGDFMDVFPLDKKRYAIVLGDVSGKGLAAAQQLALIRNTLRTLLYLYYAPAQAASALNAIVAAHDLLVGFVTAWVGVYDTMSGAIVFCSCGHEPALVRRSNGAMETLATLCPPLGMAEQSAYRDQKVTLLAGDELLLYTDGLSEAGPNRLNLFGLDGLMRLLNALPAEADVQSQAERLVNEVSLFASGNFRDDVAILLVRRDAAVNQEEAELPRSILSSLDNPQAPSIFIEDRAIAAERLRLIADNSPLLIAYVSADRRYRFNNRTYTEWFGVNAADLYGKEVREVIGDSAYHSISHHLESALSGNIVTYDMTMQYAGAGRRFVRTTLVPEKDATGAVLGFMLFVSDDTSLHDAQAQITSEYHRLLLTSSIGRTVRSSADPQQVMETTTEALGQALDVDRCYYVTYDPQSDHSVVGPEWRREGIPSLAGRYRMSEHAPNRNEEYFSDKTNIIEDVFLLPNNDAAKKAGIRAMVRAPIQRDGQTTALVVAMATEARIWTEQEIALVETTVSQTRGAVEAAHARQRERAILRDVLASVTGGKLNLAFDEASLPASVGQVVGNLSLTPTEGLRELRHLVRQATQHTGYAQDRQDDLVTAASEAGMNAIVHAGGGEASVRLNENGLVQVRVKDYGSGIAAMNLHKAAFARGYSTKGTLGHGLKMILETCDRVYLVTDSSGTTIVLEQERETPAPEWL, from the coding sequence ATGCATGTCTCGAAGCACATGGGGGCCAAACAGGAGAATAGCATTCGGGAGCCTATCCTGGAGCGTATCAGCGACGCCTTCTACGCTGTCGATCAAGACTGGCGCTTCACGTATGTGAACACGGAGGCGGAGCGCCTGATTCGGCGCCCCCGAGCAACGCTGCTAGGCAAACGCCTCTGGGACGAGTTTCCAGAGGCGATAGGCACGGGCTTCGATCGACAGTTCCGCAAGGCGATGGCCGACCAAACGCCTGTGGTCTTCGACGAGTTTTTCGAGCCGCTCGCCACATGGCTTGAAGTGCGCGCCTACCCATCGCTCGATGGGCTGTCATTGTACTTTCACGACATTACTTCTCGGAAGCAGGCCGAGGATCGGATGCATCAGTTTCAGCATCTCTGCGACGCTGCGAGTGACGCGCTTTTCCTGGTGAATGAACACGCACAATTTCAGTACGTGAACGCGTCCGCATGCAGCTCTCTCGGCTACAGCGAAGCGGAGCTCCTCGCCTTGCGTGTGTTTGACGTGGCTCCGCTTCAAGCTGAGGAAAAGTATCAGGCGCTGTTTCAAAGAGCTGCAAGAGAGCGAATCCCGCCCTTCGAAACGATACACCGCCGCTCCGATGGCGTTATATTCCCGGTGGAAGTAAGCATCAGCCGTATTGATGGGGACGGAAAAGCACAGCTCTTCGTCAGCACCCGAGATATCTCCGAGCGCAATCAAATTGAGAAAGAGCGTGAGCATATTCTGGCGGAGGCCCATCAGCGGGCGAATCGAGAGGCGCTGCTCAACCGTATTGGCGCATCCATCCGCGCCACCACAGACCCGGAAGCCATACAATACGCGGCGGTATCCGCTCTTGGCGAAGCGCTCAAAGCCGACCGTTGCTACTTTTCATTCAAGGATCCTGAGGCGGACGCAAGCTGGATCGGTCAAGATTTTCGTCGATCCGACCTTCCTTCACTGAAGGGCCGATATCGGATGTCGGCCTTGAAGGTAAATTCCGAGGACGTTCACGCAGCCGAACATACTGTCGTCATCAAGGATATACAAGAAGATGGCGGGACGTTAAGCGAGGCGATGCGCACGACACTGCACAAGCTTCGAGTACGATCGGTCATCTTGATTCATATTTTCGATGGCGCGCGACGAGTCGCCATCCTGGTCGTGGCCATGGCCGACACGTCGCGGGCATGGACAGACGAGGAAGTGAGCCTTGTGGAGGCAGTGGCGGCCCAAACCCGTTCCGCCGTGGACGCGGCGCATCTGCTTGTAAAACAACAAGAGCGTCTTCAAGAGGAAGCGCTCGCGGGCCGGATTGGGGACGCGATCCGCAGCACGCTGAATCCCACGGCGATCAAGGATCGGGCGGCGGCGCTTCTGGGAGAAGCCCTTGGCGCAGACCGCTGCTTCTACCTGACCTACAGCACACTTGACGACATAGCGCACTTAGGATACGACTACCACCGCAGCGACCTAACTCCTCTCTTTGGCGATTACCGTCTTTCTGAATTCACCGATTTGCTGACAGAGGTATTCGCCGGCGGAGAAACCGCCGTAGTTTCGGACGTGCGGCAAGAGCTCTCGCCGGCGGTCGCAGCGGCGATGGAAACTTTTCAGCATCGCGCCGTACTTGCGGCGCCGTTCTTCGACGGCGAGCGCCTCGTGGCTGCGCTGTGGGCGTCCATGGATAAACCGCGCACGTGGACAGCGCATGAGATCGCGCTGATTGAGCAGACGGCGACGCTGACGCGCACAGCGCTGGAGACTGCCCGCATAAGCCGTAAGGAGCGCGCCATCGCTCAGCAGTTACAAGAGGCTCTGCAACCCACCGTTCCAAACCAGGCGCCAGGACTGTCTCTGGGCAGCTTCATACGTCCCGCGCTTGACGAAGCGCTCGTCGGCGGCGACTTCATGGATGTCTTTCCTCTGGACAAGAAACGGTACGCGATTGTCCTTGGCGATGTCTCTGGAAAGGGACTGGCGGCGGCGCAGCAGCTCGCGCTTATCCGCAATACCCTGCGTACTCTTCTGTACCTGTACTACGCTCCTGCTCAGGCCGCATCCGCGCTTAACGCCATCGTCGCCGCACACGACCTGCTCGTCGGCTTTGTCACCGCCTGGGTGGGTGTTTACGATACGATGAGTGGAGCCATCGTGTTCTGCTCCTGCGGCCATGAACCCGCGCTGGTGAGACGCTCGAACGGAGCGATGGAAACGCTGGCGACGCTTTGCCCGCCACTAGGAATGGCCGAGCAGTCGGCATATCGGGACCAGAAAGTTACGCTTCTGGCGGGAGATGAACTGCTTCTGTACACAGACGGCCTCTCCGAAGCGGGGCCAAATCGCCTCAACCTATTTGGGCTGGATGGATTGATGAGGCTTTTGAATGCGCTGCCTGCGGAGGCGGATGTCCAGTCGCAAGCCGAACGATTGGTCAATGAGGTGAGCCTATTTGCAAGCGGCAATTTCCGTGACGACGTGGCGATACTGCTTGTGCGTCGCGATGCAGCCGTGAACCAGGAAGAAGCGGAGCTCCCCAGGAGCATTCTGTCCAGCCTTGACAACCCGCAGGCTCCATCCATATTCATCGAAGACCGCGCGATTGCTGCGGAACGCCTACGCCTGATTGCGGACAACTCTCCGCTGCTGATTGCGTATGTCAGCGCGGATCGGCGCTACCGTTTCAACAACCGCACATACACCGAGTGGTTTGGCGTCAACGCGGCTGACCTGTATGGCAAAGAAGTCCGGGAAGTCATCGGAGATTCGGCTTACCACTCGATCAGCCATCATTTAGAGTCCGCTCTCTCCGGTAACATCGTGACCTACGATATGACGATGCAATACGCCGGCGCGGGGCGCCGGTTTGTCCGCACTACCCTTGTCCCTGAGAAGGACGCCACGGGCGCCGTACTCGGTTTCATGCTGTTTGTGAGTGACGACACGAGCCTGCATGATGCGCAGGCGCAGATCACCTCCGAATATCATCGTCTCCTGCTGACCAGCAGCATTGGACGCACTGTCCGCAGCTCCGCCGATCCGCAGCAAGTCATGGAAACCACAACGGAAGCGCTTGGCCAGGCTCTGGATGTGGATCGCTGTTATTACGTCACTTACGACCCGCAGAGCGATCACAGCGTCGTCGGCCCCGAATGGCGCCGCGAGGGTATCCCATCCCTGGCCGGCAGATATCGCATGTCCGAACACGCCCCGAATCGAAACGAGGAGTATTTCTCAGATAAAACAAATATTATTGAAGACGTATTTTTGCTGCCAAACAACGACGCCGCCAAGAAAGCCGGTATTCGAGCGATGGTGCGCGCGCCGATCCAGCGCGACGGCCAAACGACAGCCCTGGTGGTAGCGATGGCGACCGAGGCGCGCATTTGGACGGAGCAGGAAATCGCTCTTGTAGAGACCACCGTTTCTCAAACACGCGGAGCCGTCGAAGCGGCGCATGCGCGCCAGCGAGAACGAGCGATCCTTCGCGATGTTCTTGCGAGCGTCACGGGCGGCAAGCTCAATTTGGCGTTCGACGAAGCGAGCTTACCTGCTTCGGTGGGGCAAGTCGTCGGAAATCTCTCCCTCACTCCCACCGAAGGCTTACGGGAACTGCGACACCTGGTGCGGCAAGCGACGCAGCATACGGGATATGCCCAAGATCGGCAGGACGATCTGGTAACCGCGGCCAGTGAAGCGGGAATGAACGCCATCGTCCATGCAGGCGGCGGCGAGGCATCCGTCCGACTCAACGAAAACGGCCTAGTACAGGTGAGAGTGAAGGATTACGGCAGCGGAATTGCGGCCATGAATTTGCACAAAGCGGCCTTCGCTCGCGGTTACAGCACCAAGGGGACACTCGGCCACGGTCTCAAAATGATTCTGGAAACGTGTGACCGCGTCTACCTCGTCACGGACTCCAGTGGTACGACGATCGTGCTCGAACAGGAGCGCGAAACCCCGGCGCCAGAGTGGTTATAG
- a CDS encoding tyrosine-type recombinase/integrase — translation METFNRQTVFSNDIDWQEAVSDFLLQTRTSREESTEVFYRERLKLLCRWAEGRKITLGDFRARHMREYLNERGEKVSDATRRHDAVAARTFFKFCKREEYVTADPLTGYQVPKAERPYVKCPSDDEIRALLTAVTDRYKPSINPKSRFIHAGARLFFGRRNYAIVAGLLETAARIGEMLALTVDDYQPKEGQIVIRKAKGDEPRIIPISSYWIQTVDAYLRVRPKVDSPLLFISEFGGEITVSEFGKVFRGYLDYASLSGFSLHGLRHYALTQLAKTDLWAASQIAGHKDLTVTRRYLHGDPVHVRSVHEAAAPLGRLLHTSRSANQGRKKIV, via the coding sequence ATGGAAACATTCAATCGACAAACGGTCTTCTCGAACGACATCGACTGGCAGGAAGCCGTCAGCGACTTCCTCCTCCAGACCCGCACCTCGCGTGAGGAAAGCACGGAAGTGTTCTACCGGGAGCGGCTCAAGCTGCTCTGCCGCTGGGCCGAGGGCCGCAAGATCACCCTGGGCGACTTCCGAGCCCGGCACATGCGTGAGTATCTGAACGAACGTGGAGAAAAAGTCTCCGACGCCACCCGCCGGCATGACGCCGTCGCCGCCCGCACCTTCTTCAAGTTCTGCAAGCGCGAGGAATACGTCACCGCCGACCCGCTGACGGGCTACCAGGTTCCCAAGGCCGAGCGGCCTTATGTAAAGTGCCCCTCGGACGACGAGATCCGGGCGCTGCTGACGGCTGTCACGGACCGCTACAAGCCCAGCATCAACCCCAAATCCCGCTTCATCCACGCTGGCGCACGCCTCTTCTTCGGGCGCCGCAACTACGCCATCGTCGCCGGTCTCTTGGAGACGGCCGCCCGTATCGGCGAGATGCTGGCGCTGACCGTGGACGACTACCAGCCCAAAGAGGGTCAGATCGTCATCCGCAAGGCCAAGGGCGACGAGCCACGGATCATTCCAATCAGCTCCTACTGGATTCAGACGGTGGACGCCTACCTGCGCGTCCGCCCCAAAGTCGACAGTCCGCTCCTCTTCATCAGCGAGTTCGGCGGCGAGATCACCGTCAGCGAGTTCGGCAAGGTGTTCCGTGGCTACCTGGATTACGCCAGCCTTTCCGGCTTCAGCCTGCACGGCCTGCGACACTACGCCCTCACCCAGCTTGCGAAAACCGACCTCTGGGCCGCGAGCCAGATTGCGGGCCACAAGGACCTGACCGTGACGCGGCGGTACCTGCACGGCGACCCGGTGCATGTCCGATCGGTCCACGAGGCGGCGGCTCCACTAGGACGGCTTCTCCATACCAGCCGTTCAGCCAATCAGGGACGCAAAAAGATAGTTTGA
- a CDS encoding sugar ABC transporter ATP-binding protein, with protein sequence MSKSESQPAPILEMKRVSKRFAGVQALRNVSLELYPGEVIALIGENGAGKSTLMKTLGGVHQPDEGEIRVSGQVVKITGVKDSIRSGISFIHQELNVLDNLDIAGNVYLGREPLTGPLRLVDTARMAAETQPFLDQLGLNFSSRTPLKSLSLAQQQMVEIAKALSLNAQILIMDEPTSSLTLSETDRLLTVVEELRAKGVSIIYISHRLGEIMRIADRVVGLRDGQNAGGLSRAELTHDAMVKLMVGRDLDKTHLAHDTSNLPVRFSVSGLRTGKYPNKEVAFEIRRGEILGMAGLVGAGRSETAQAIFGIDKSQGGVFTLDGKVLSIKSAQDGIRNGIYLVPEDRRRCGLITDLPIRNNITLPALNRFSVAGLINRDKERTSAQKASKALNVKTPTVEFLAKNLSGGNQQKVVLAKWLSLEPKLMIFDEPTRGIDVGAKAEIYDLMRNLAKEGVAILMISSDMEEVLSLSDRVAVMHEGRITGILPFDKASEESIMQFAVGGERPATGARPLDTGAAAV encoded by the coding sequence ATGTCGAAATCCGAATCTCAGCCAGCCCCTATCCTTGAAATGAAAAGGGTTAGCAAGCGTTTTGCCGGCGTACAGGCGCTTCGTAACGTCAGTCTGGAGCTTTATCCAGGCGAAGTGATTGCGCTCATCGGTGAAAACGGAGCCGGAAAATCGACGTTGATGAAGACTCTGGGCGGCGTCCACCAGCCCGACGAAGGCGAAATCCGCGTCAGCGGACAGGTCGTAAAGATCACAGGCGTCAAAGACTCAATCCGTTCGGGCATCAGCTTCATTCACCAGGAGCTGAACGTTCTGGACAACCTCGATATCGCCGGCAACGTTTACCTCGGCCGAGAGCCGCTGACCGGCCCGCTGCGGCTCGTGGACACAGCGCGCATGGCGGCCGAGACACAGCCGTTTTTGGATCAGCTGGGGCTCAACTTCTCCAGCCGAACCCCACTCAAAAGTCTTTCCCTCGCCCAGCAGCAGATGGTGGAGATCGCCAAGGCGCTTTCGCTGAACGCTCAGATCCTGATCATGGACGAACCGACGTCCAGTCTCACGCTTTCGGAGACGGATCGCCTGCTGACCGTGGTTGAGGAACTGCGCGCCAAGGGCGTCAGCATTATTTATATTTCCCACCGCCTGGGCGAGATCATGCGCATCGCGGACCGCGTTGTCGGTCTGCGCGACGGCCAGAACGCCGGCGGCCTGAGCCGCGCCGAACTGACGCATGACGCCATGGTCAAGCTGATGGTCGGGCGCGATCTGGACAAAACGCACCTCGCGCACGATACGTCGAACTTACCGGTTCGCTTCAGCGTGTCGGGCCTGCGCACCGGCAAGTATCCGAACAAGGAAGTCGCGTTCGAAATTCGGCGCGGCGAGATCCTGGGGATGGCCGGTCTCGTCGGCGCGGGACGCTCGGAGACCGCGCAGGCGATCTTTGGAATCGATAAATCCCAGGGCGGCGTTTTCACGCTGGACGGAAAAGTGCTCTCGATCAAGAGCGCGCAGGACGGCATTCGCAATGGCATTTATCTGGTGCCCGAAGACCGACGCCGCTGCGGCCTGATCACCGACCTTCCGATCCGGAATAATATCACGCTTCCGGCGCTCAACCGCTTCTCCGTCGCCGGTCTCATCAATCGCGATAAAGAACGTACGTCGGCGCAGAAGGCAAGCAAAGCCCTGAATGTGAAGACGCCTACGGTGGAATTCCTCGCGAAGAACCTGTCGGGCGGAAACCAGCAGAAGGTCGTTCTGGCGAAGTGGCTCTCCCTGGAGCCGAAGCTGATGATCTTCGACGAGCCGACACGCGGCATTGATGTCGGCGCGAAGGCTGAAATTTACGACTTGATGCGCAACCTCGCCAAAGAAGGCGTCGCAATTCTGATGATCAGCAGCGACATGGAAGAAGTGCTGAGTCTGAGCGACCGCGTGGCGGTTATGCACGAAGGCCGTATCACGGGAATTCTGCCCTTTGACAAGGCGTCCGAGGAGTCCATCATGCAATTTGCGGTCGGCGGCGAACGTCCGGCGACCGGAGCCCGTCCGCTGGACACAGGCGCGGCGGCAGTCTAA
- a CDS encoding sugar-binding protein: protein MVWDKKHTSMVLAGSIAIAMLAGCNKGNETASPPAPGAPTAPSATPSGGAVPLAFVTNNASDYWTIAHKGVDAASKELPNVNVQFVMPADGTAATQKSDVDDLLAKGVKGIAISPVDPNNQIQMLNDVAKKTILITQDSDAATSDRVCYIGTDNHAAGLMAGGLIKEAIPQGGKIMMFVGARDAQNAKDRETGIRDALKGSNITVVDVRTDDADHAKAKSNVADALVKTPDLACLVGLWSYNGPAILNAVKDAHKVGQVKIVCFDEEDETLAGVKDGSIYATVVQQPYQFGYQGVKLLNDLVAGKKDGIPAGKQIFIPTQAIKKDNVDDFQVKLNKLRGR from the coding sequence ATGGTTTGGGACAAAAAGCACACCTCAATGGTGCTCGCAGGATCGATCGCAATTGCGATGCTCGCCGGTTGTAATAAGGGGAACGAAACTGCGTCGCCGCCCGCGCCCGGCGCGCCGACTGCGCCGTCGGCGACGCCCAGCGGCGGAGCTGTTCCGCTGGCGTTCGTCACCAACAACGCTTCCGACTATTGGACTATCGCGCACAAGGGTGTTGACGCGGCTTCCAAAGAGCTGCCAAACGTCAATGTACAGTTCGTAATGCCTGCGGACGGCACCGCCGCCACGCAGAAGAGCGATGTCGACGACCTGCTGGCCAAGGGTGTCAAGGGCATCGCGATCAGCCCGGTCGACCCGAATAACCAGATCCAGATGCTCAATGATGTCGCCAAGAAGACCATCCTGATCACCCAGGACAGCGACGCCGCCACCAGCGATCGCGTCTGCTACATCGGCACCGACAACCACGCCGCCGGCCTGATGGCGGGCGGTCTGATCAAGGAAGCCATCCCGCAGGGCGGCAAGATTATGATGTTCGTCGGCGCGCGCGATGCGCAGAACGCCAAGGACCGCGAGACCGGTATCCGCGACGCTCTGAAAGGCTCGAACATCACGGTCGTGGACGTCCGCACCGACGACGCCGACCATGCGAAGGCGAAATCGAATGTCGCCGACGCCCTGGTCAAGACCCCGGACCTCGCGTGTCTGGTCGGCCTGTGGAGCTACAATGGCCCCGCCATCCTGAACGCCGTCAAGGACGCGCATAAGGTCGGACAGGTCAAGATCGTCTGCTTCGACGAAGAGGATGAGACGCTCGCGGGCGTCAAGGACGGCTCGATCTACGCCACCGTCGTCCAGCAGCCGTACCAGTTCGGCTACCAGGGCGTCAAGCTCCTGAACGATCTGGTCGCGGGCAAGAAGGACGGCATCCCCGCCGGCAAGCAGATCTTCATCCCGACCCAGGCGATCAAGAAGGACAACGTCGACGACTTCCAGGTCAAGCTGAACAAGCTGCGAGGCCGTTAG